Proteins from a single region of Trichocoleus desertorum ATA4-8-CV12:
- a CDS encoding cytochrome b/b6 domain-containing protein: protein MKSNQPYQPFLFRLLHGLTGLFLVTAILTAFWTYNTYDGRWGTIPLPSFREIEGIHGTFGLYTLLIFPAFVIYSCHQGRKRLVQPDSFAKLTQVGKPIWWYTLNRFANTFALLALTFALFSGKMMDETWLPKGELNHTWYYAHLIAWVLMVAAIALHLLMTAKVGGVSLLLSMLQWQFREQDSPTLWSSHVSQWWSSVRQGSWSAWSLFSHSLGGLEMAIFFSLIAAWMIPLFK, encoded by the coding sequence ATGAAATCTAATCAACCTTATCAACCGTTTCTCTTTCGCTTGTTGCATGGTCTCACGGGTCTGTTTCTAGTCACCGCCATTCTGACAGCTTTCTGGACATACAACACCTATGATGGCCGTTGGGGAACTATTCCGCTCCCCTCCTTCCGAGAGATTGAAGGCATACATGGAACCTTTGGGCTCTATACGTTGTTGATATTTCCGGCGTTTGTCATCTACTCCTGCCATCAAGGACGGAAGCGGTTGGTTCAGCCTGATTCATTCGCCAAACTAACACAGGTTGGTAAGCCGATCTGGTGGTATACCCTCAACCGTTTTGCCAATACATTTGCCCTGCTGGCATTAACGTTTGCTCTCTTTAGCGGCAAAATGATGGATGAAACTTGGTTGCCAAAAGGAGAATTAAATCATACCTGGTACTATGCTCACTTAATAGCCTGGGTGTTGATGGTAGCGGCGATCGCCCTTCACCTGTTGATGACTGCCAAAGTGGGTGGAGTATCCCTCCTGCTGTCTATGCTCCAATGGCAATTCCGTGAGCAGGATAGCCCAACTCTATGGTCTAGCCATGTGTCGCAATGGTGGTCAAGTGTCCGCCAAGGTTCCTGGTCAGCCTGGTCTTTATTCTCGCACTCTTTAGGAGGGCTAGAGATGGCTATCTTTTTCAGCCTGATTGCAGCCTGGATGATACCGTTGTTTAAGTAG
- a CDS encoding glycosyltransferase family 39 protein, which yields MKRLHYLALVGAIALGTALRFWNLDAKPLWLDEVITAIFSFGRSYYDVPLNVLFPHTVLEQVFTLKAGVSCPQIAQTVSTESVHPPLFFCLLNGWLQWINPLAQSWVWKLRSLPALFGVAVIIAIYGLNRVAFSPKAGLMAAALMAVSPFAVYLSQEARHYTLPMLLITLALLGLVQMQQDLWRSRRIRPLPWLGWILVNGIGFYIHYFFLLAFVGQVVTLVGVAVWQRSRISRYHWGAIALAISGVALSYLPWIPTLLSHTGRPETDWLSPFQPSWLDKLAPLYQLPAAWLIMVVSFPVENQPLWIAIPAALLMLVFAVWLGRYAIRGLKQLWREPETHLATITLSSFILCVVLEFLGIVYVLGKDITVVPRYNFVYYPAVCALLGASLARLFQNHPWPEKISWQHYWTAYRVQLSVLLVGFLSCIFLGLGLIFQKPYQPQRVAENFLLEPAKPLVVVTGYDTLLEVALGLSFDLEVHRRSLILPDINQNISFGFLSRQPTYSQFWQNLANVQPPVSSSPNLWIVGSGLRRQEFPEQLSLPSQSNLKAEVVTCDRDEENYHRIGVPYQLYRCAAR from the coding sequence ATGAAACGTTTACACTATTTGGCTTTGGTTGGGGCGATCGCTCTGGGGACAGCTTTACGCTTCTGGAATTTGGATGCCAAACCCCTCTGGCTGGATGAAGTGATTACGGCCATTTTTAGCTTTGGTCGCAGCTACTATGATGTGCCGCTGAATGTGCTGTTTCCCCATACGGTTTTGGAGCAGGTGTTTACGCTCAAGGCGGGGGTTAGTTGCCCGCAAATCGCCCAAACTGTCAGCACAGAATCTGTGCATCCACCGCTGTTCTTTTGCTTGCTGAATGGCTGGTTGCAGTGGATTAATCCATTGGCGCAGTCGTGGGTATGGAAGCTGCGATCGCTCCCTGCTTTATTTGGGGTTGCGGTAATCATAGCCATCTATGGCCTAAATCGGGTCGCTTTCTCTCCCAAAGCAGGATTGATGGCAGCAGCTCTGATGGCGGTATCTCCTTTTGCGGTTTATCTCTCCCAAGAGGCGCGTCACTACACTTTGCCGATGTTGTTGATTACGCTGGCACTGTTGGGGTTAGTGCAGATGCAACAGGATCTGTGGCGATCGCGGCGGATCAGACCATTGCCTTGGCTCGGTTGGATTTTGGTCAACGGCATTGGCTTCTATATCCATTACTTTTTCTTGTTAGCGTTTGTGGGGCAAGTGGTTACCCTAGTCGGGGTGGCAGTTTGGCAACGCTCCAGAATCTCTCGTTATCATTGGGGAGCGATCGCCCTAGCCATTTCTGGTGTGGCGTTGAGCTATCTCCCTTGGATTCCAACATTACTTAGCCACACAGGTCGTCCAGAGACTGATTGGCTATCTCCTTTTCAACCCAGTTGGCTCGACAAACTGGCACCGCTCTACCAACTACCTGCGGCTTGGTTGATCATGGTGGTCTCCTTTCCTGTCGAGAATCAACCGCTCTGGATCGCGATTCCAGCCGCTCTACTAATGTTGGTGTTTGCAGTCTGGTTGGGGCGATATGCTATTCGTGGCTTGAAACAGTTGTGGAGAGAGCCAGAAACCCATTTGGCTACGATCACCCTAAGTAGTTTTATCCTTTGTGTGGTACTGGAATTTTTGGGGATTGTTTATGTCTTGGGTAAAGACATTACAGTGGTGCCTCGCTACAACTTTGTCTACTATCCAGCAGTTTGTGCTTTGCTGGGAGCCAGTTTAGCTCGGCTGTTTCAAAATCATCCCTGGCCTGAAAAAATATCTTGGCAGCACTACTGGACAGCCTACCGAGTTCAGCTTAGTGTCTTATTGGTCGGCTTCCTCAGTTGTATCTTTTTAGGACTGGGTTTAATCTTTCAGAAACCCTACCAGCCACAACGAGTCGCTGAAAATTTTCTGCTAGAACCCGCTAAACCTTTGGTAGTCGTGACGGGGTATGACACGCTCTTGGAAGTGGCGCTAGGACTCAGCTTTGACTTAGAAGTGCATCGGCGATCGCTCATCTTGCCAGACATCAACCAAAACATCTCCTTTGGTTTCTTGAGTCGCCAACCGACCTACAGCCAATTTTGGCAAAATCTAGCGAATGTCCAGCCGCCTGTCTCTAGTTCACCGAACTTGTGGATTGTCGGTAGTGGTTTAAGGCGTCAAGAATTTCCAGAGCAGCTGAGTTTACCGAGCCAATCTAATTTGAAAGCTGAAGTGGTGACTTGCGATCGCGACGAAGAGAACTATCATCGTATTGGCGTGCCCTATCAACTCTATCGTTGCGCTGCTAGATAA
- a CDS encoding NAD-dependent epimerase/dehydratase family protein yields MRILIMGGTRFIGVYLTRILVEQGHEVVLFNRGNKPAPVAGVQQIHGDRTNPAQLKEKLATESFDAIFDNNGREVSDTQPLAELFKDKVQHFVYMGSAGVYLKSDQMPHVEGDAVDLKSRHRGKHETEAYLAEQGLPFTSIRPTYIYGPQNYNDLEAWFFDRIVRDRPILIPGHGLHLTQLGHVQDLAQAMVNVLGNPAAIGQIYNVSGDRYVTFDGLARACAVAAGKSADAVEIVHYDPKQFDFGKRKAFPLRAQHFFASVQKAIAELNWQPKFDLVFGLQDSFHQDYLVSGRNKAAVDFSVDDEILGA; encoded by the coding sequence ATGCGAATTTTGATCATGGGTGGTACTCGATTTATCGGGGTTTACCTGACCCGGATTCTAGTTGAGCAGGGTCATGAAGTGGTTTTGTTTAATCGAGGGAATAAACCTGCTCCGGTAGCGGGGGTGCAGCAAATTCATGGCGATCGCACAAATCCTGCTCAACTCAAGGAAAAATTAGCCACAGAATCATTTGATGCCATCTTTGATAACAACGGTCGAGAGGTGAGCGATACTCAACCGTTAGCGGAACTGTTCAAAGATAAAGTGCAACATTTTGTCTATATGGGTTCGGCGGGTGTGTATTTGAAATCAGATCAAATGCCGCATGTGGAAGGAGATGCGGTAGATCTTAAAAGTCGGCATCGGGGTAAGCATGAGACAGAAGCTTATCTAGCAGAACAGGGATTACCGTTTACCTCAATTCGTCCTACTTATATCTACGGCCCGCAAAACTACAACGACTTAGAAGCTTGGTTTTTTGACCGCATTGTTCGCGATCGCCCGATTCTGATCCCAGGACACGGGCTGCACCTGACGCAACTAGGGCATGTGCAGGATTTAGCTCAAGCAATGGTAAATGTGTTAGGCAACCCCGCAGCAATCGGACAAATTTACAATGTCTCTGGCGATCGCTATGTTACGTTTGATGGTTTGGCGCGGGCTTGTGCTGTAGCTGCGGGTAAGTCTGCGGATGCGGTTGAAATTGTGCATTACGATCCCAAACAGTTTGATTTTGGTAAGCGGAAAGCCTTCCCCCTCCGAGCCCAACACTTCTTTGCCTCTGTGCAGAAGGCGATCGCCGAACTTAACTGGCAGCCCAAGTTTGATCTAGTTTTTGGTCTGCAAGACTCGTTTCACCAGGATTATCTCGTCTCCGGTCGGAACAAAGCAGCAGTAGACTTTTCCGTGGATGACGAGATCTTGGGCGCATGA
- a CDS encoding AAA family ATPase, with amino-acid sequence MDFKHFVNFRLLRKEANLLYKSLSPLLSVDNRFGDAILMDLAKIVQVCGRSTGRLSSAELLAYLVIYALIKQDADKLNAAVNLWETSTEAQLQYQKITLQLLLDFTKDQQPEQLILPSILNQLDEEKGTNYLGEMINAIYKFAQVIIKADNAVDLQDLESLSLIWQLLHSYQKLENYQAGLKAVSHLAPITQSSTSSSNPNSANPEATATQATDNPEEILEQALAELNDLIGMENIKEEVRTLTNFLKIQKVRAERGLAQTSVSLHAVFCGPPGTGKTTVARLMGRIYHGLGFLKKGHLVETDRTGLVAGYVGQTAQKVDELINSALDGVLFIDEAYALVPKEAGRDFGQEAIDVLLKRMEDYRDRLVIIVAGYTDEMTTFIESNPGLKSRFNRYFYFNHYKPEELLAIFEKMSGKSHFRLTSATREKLQMLFSELYTNRNQTFGNARVVRNLFEKSIEQQANRLAVLSSLDDEVLTTLLPEDIPVNVVKVHAGKLDWQNLTT; translated from the coding sequence GTGGATTTCAAACACTTTGTGAATTTCCGACTGCTGAGAAAAGAAGCTAATCTGCTCTATAAATCTCTCTCGCCACTCTTGAGCGTAGATAATAGATTTGGCGATGCGATCTTGATGGACTTAGCAAAAATTGTACAAGTCTGTGGACGCAGCACTGGTAGGTTAAGTTCTGCGGAATTACTGGCCTATTTGGTAATTTATGCCCTAATTAAGCAAGATGCGGATAAACTCAATGCTGCCGTTAATCTATGGGAAACTTCTACGGAAGCGCAGTTGCAATATCAAAAAATCACGTTGCAGCTCCTGCTAGATTTCACTAAAGATCAACAGCCTGAACAATTGATTTTGCCTTCCATTTTGAATCAATTAGATGAGGAGAAAGGAACAAACTATTTGGGAGAGATGATCAATGCCATCTACAAGTTTGCTCAGGTTATTATTAAAGCTGATAATGCCGTAGATTTGCAAGATTTAGAATCTTTGTCTTTAATTTGGCAACTATTACACTCCTATCAGAAGCTAGAGAATTATCAAGCAGGATTAAAAGCTGTTTCTCACCTTGCTCCAATTACACAAAGCTCTACATCAAGCTCTAACCCAAATTCGGCAAACCCTGAAGCCACCGCAACTCAAGCCACGGATAATCCAGAAGAAATTCTGGAGCAGGCACTAGCTGAGTTGAATGATTTGATTGGGATGGAAAATATTAAAGAAGAGGTCAGAACTTTAACTAATTTCCTCAAAATCCAGAAAGTACGAGCTGAGCGAGGTTTAGCTCAAACTTCAGTATCCCTCCATGCGGTATTCTGTGGGCCACCTGGAACCGGGAAAACCACTGTAGCTCGGTTAATGGGGCGGATCTATCATGGACTTGGGTTTCTGAAGAAAGGGCATTTAGTAGAAACCGATCGCACAGGTTTAGTAGCGGGTTATGTGGGCCAAACAGCCCAGAAAGTAGATGAATTAATTAACTCGGCTCTAGATGGAGTTCTGTTTATTGACGAAGCCTATGCCCTAGTTCCTAAAGAAGCTGGACGCGATTTTGGTCAAGAAGCGATCGATGTTTTGCTCAAACGGATGGAAGATTATCGCGATCGCCTAGTTATTATCGTGGCAGGTTACACCGATGAAATGACCACTTTTATTGAATCTAATCCTGGCTTAAAATCTCGGTTTAATCGCTATTTTTACTTCAACCACTACAAGCCAGAAGAGTTACTTGCCATTTTTGAAAAGATGTCTGGCAAAAGCCATTTCCGCCTGACTTCCGCCACCAGAGAGAAGCTGCAAATGCTGTTTTCAGAACTCTATACCAATCGAAATCAGACCTTTGGTAATGCTAGAGTTGTGCGTAATTTGTTTGAGAAGAGTATTGAACAACAAGCCAATCGGTTAGCTGTCCTGTCATCACTGGATGACGAGGTGCTCACGACCTTGCTTCCAGAAGATATCCCGGTTAACGTGGTTAAAGTCCATGCGGGCAAGCTGGACTGGCAAAACTTAACTACTTAA
- a CDS encoding peptidase S10 produces MSETSPAVVRKSSTTEHALALSDRRIRYTASAEWQTLFDQEKPVAEMFHVAYLAEADEATARPLTFVFNGGPGAASAYLHMGALGPKRIYFDTNGGLPKPPVRLVDNLESWLSFTDLVFIDPIGTGFSRSLPADKDKQDKSGESANSQESDKPKEVEFWEVERDLKALGEFIQRFLSRRKRWLSPIFIAGESYGGFRVAKLARKLQQEFGIGLSGAILISPALEFSLLGGNDYNLTSWATLLPSLAAAAAHHGRAQWAGEPGDLSTHMAAAELFARKTLIPLLAMGDALSTEERQTAYQQIANLIGLPLSLVERQAGRVDIEVFSRELLRDRQRIVGLYDASITAIDPFPDRTVYQGIDPTLDGLDRLFTGAINSHLRDTLGVETDLTYHLLNLETFKAWQFDLKGELKQGFIGAVDDLRVGMTLNPYMQVYITHGFFDLVTPYFASNHLADLMKLNPEIRPNLTLKHFQGGHMFYSWDDSRQQWFTEMQTFYREAIA; encoded by the coding sequence ATGTCTGAAACTTCTCCCGCTGTAGTCCGTAAGTCTAGCACTACCGAACATGCTCTAGCGCTGAGCGATCGCCGGATTCGCTATACAGCCTCAGCCGAGTGGCAAACTCTGTTTGACCAAGAAAAGCCTGTGGCGGAAATGTTCCATGTCGCTTACCTGGCTGAAGCGGATGAAGCAACGGCTCGCCCTCTGACTTTTGTGTTTAATGGTGGGCCTGGGGCTGCTTCTGCCTATCTACACATGGGTGCGTTAGGGCCAAAGCGGATCTACTTTGATACCAATGGTGGTTTGCCAAAACCTCCGGTACGATTAGTCGATAATCTTGAAAGTTGGCTCAGTTTCACGGATTTGGTGTTTATTGACCCAATTGGGACTGGTTTTAGCCGCAGTTTACCAGCGGATAAAGATAAACAGGATAAGTCGGGTGAGTCAGCTAATTCTCAAGAAAGCGATAAACCCAAGGAAGTGGAGTTTTGGGAAGTTGAGCGAGATTTGAAGGCGTTAGGAGAGTTTATCCAAAGATTTCTCTCGCGCCGCAAACGTTGGTTGTCTCCCATCTTTATCGCCGGAGAAAGCTATGGTGGCTTCCGGGTGGCTAAGTTGGCTCGCAAGCTACAGCAAGAGTTTGGCATTGGTCTTTCTGGAGCGATCTTAATCTCTCCTGCCTTAGAATTCAGCTTACTAGGCGGTAATGATTACAACCTCACCTCTTGGGCGACTCTATTGCCTTCCTTGGCCGCAGCCGCAGCTCATCATGGACGCGCTCAGTGGGCTGGAGAACCGGGAGATCTATCTACCCATATGGCCGCAGCCGAACTTTTTGCCCGTAAGACGCTAATTCCGCTACTAGCAATGGGAGATGCCCTGAGCACCGAGGAACGTCAAACAGCCTATCAGCAGATCGCTAATTTGATTGGCTTGCCGCTGTCTTTGGTAGAGAGACAGGCGGGGCGGGTTGATATTGAAGTCTTTTCGAGAGAACTGTTGCGCGATCGCCAGCGGATTGTTGGTTTGTATGATGCCTCCATTACCGCGATCGATCCCTTTCCCGATCGCACCGTTTACCAAGGCATTGACCCCACTCTAGATGGACTCGATCGCCTGTTTACAGGAGCGATCAACAGTCACTTGCGCGATACCTTGGGTGTGGAAACAGACTTAACTTATCATCTCCTCAATTTGGAAACTTTCAAAGCTTGGCAGTTTGACCTCAAGGGAGAGTTGAAACAAGGCTTCATTGGTGCAGTCGATGACCTGCGGGTAGGAATGACGCTAAATCCTTATATGCAGGTGTATATCACCCACGGCTTTTTTGATTTAGTCACTCCCTATTTTGCCTCAAACCATCTAGCGGATCTCATGAAGCTCAACCCTGAAATTCGCCCTAACTTGACACTAAAACATTTTCAGGGTGGACATATGTTTTATAGCTGGGATGACTCGCGCCAGCAGTGGTTTACAGAGATGCAGACTTTCTACAGAGAGGCGATCGCCTAA